A stretch of DNA from Clostridium sp. JN-9:
ATTTAAAGCAAAAAGTGCTGCATTTAAGGCACCAATTGATGTTCCTGAAACGCCTTGAATATATGTATCTATTTTTAATTCTCTAAGTGCCTTCCATACTCCAATTTGATAAGCTCCTTTGCACCCTCCACCGCTTAGAACTAAACCAATTTTCAAAGTAATCACCCCCTTAAATTAATTTTATCACAAAGTTTACAAATAGTGTTAAAGGACGAAATTATTAAAGCACATTTAAAAAAATATTAATAATTTTAAACGTTTTTATTTATACTATATATGCAAAGATTTTAATGGCAGCTGTTATTGTAAAAAGAATAAAACTGGATTATAATATTATTAAATTATAGGAACGGAGGGATCTTTTAGAAATGAAGATTAAATTTCGATTTGTATCTTTATGCCGCTAATTGAATAGTGCTTAAGAACTCTGCCTTGGGTGGAGTAGTCGAGATTGGTCTGCCTATTTTTAAAGGAACTCTTTAAAATTTATTTTGTTATGGAGAAAAAGGGTAGGACAAATTTACCCTTTTTTGTTTTGTTTAAAAATAGAATTACATTTATAAATAGATTATATCCACCTTAAATAGCACAATGGATAGAGTTTTACAGCGGCGGCAATTAGTAAAATTAATATTTATTGGAGGAATATTTTATGGAAGAAACAGCGGTTTTAGTAGGAGTTAACTTAAATAACCAGGAAGATTTTCAATATCTCATGGAGGAGTTAAGAAATTTAGCTGATGCTTGTGATTTGAAGGTGGCTGGAGAAGTAACACAGAAAATAAGTGAAGTAAATACGGGCTATTATATTGGCACAGGAAAGATTCAGGAGCTTTCTCATGTGATGGAGGAAACAGGAGCTGATGTAGCTGTTTTTAATGATGAGCTTACACCAACCCAGATTAGAAATTTAGAGGAAGAATTAAAGTGCAAAGTTATAGACAGAACTATGTTAATTTTGGATATTTTTGCACAAAGGGCTAAGACTAAGGAGGCAAAGCTTCAGGTTGAAATAGCTCAGCTTCAGTATACCCTGCCGCGTTTAATAGGCCTTAGAGAATCCTTAGGAAGACAAAGCGGAGGAGTGGGAACAAGAAATAAAGGCGCAGGAGAAAAAAAGCTGGAGCTGGATAGAAGAAAAATTGAAGAAAGAATAAACCTGTTAAACAAGGAATTAAAAGAATTAGTAGTTAATCGTGAAACTCAGAGAAGCAAACGCAGAAAAAATGAAATCCCAGTAGTATCATTAGTTGGGTACACAAATGCAGGAAAATCAACTCTTATGAATGCAATACTTGAAAGATATAATAAGGCAGAAGACAAGCAGGTATTTGTAAAGGATATGCTTTTTGCAACTTTAGATACTTCAGTGAGAAGCATAAAGCTTCCTGACAATAAGCAGTTCCTGTTAACTGATACTGTAGGCTTTGCAAGTAAATTGCCGCACAATCTTATAAAAGCCTTTAGATCAACACTGGAGGAGGCAGCAGAAGCGGACCTGCTGGTTCATGTTATAGATTATTCTAATCCTAATTATAAAGAACAAATACAGATTACAAATGCCGTATTAAAAGAAATTGGAGCTGAAAATATTCCAGTAATTTATGCTTACAATAAATCAGATTTGGCTGGATATAACAATGATAACAACCAGGAAAACAATGCTGTTTATATATCAGCAAAAGAAAAGTCT
This window harbors:
- the hflX gene encoding GTPase HflX — protein: MEETAVLVGVNLNNQEDFQYLMEELRNLADACDLKVAGEVTQKISEVNTGYYIGTGKIQELSHVMEETGADVAVFNDELTPTQIRNLEEELKCKVIDRTMLILDIFAQRAKTKEAKLQVEIAQLQYTLPRLIGLRESLGRQSGGVGTRNKGAGEKKLELDRRKIEERINLLNKELKELVVNRETQRSKRRKNEIPVVSLVGYTNAGKSTLMNAILERYNKAEDKQVFVKDMLFATLDTSVRSIKLPDNKQFLLTDTVGFASKLPHNLIKAFRSTLEEAAEADLLVHVIDYSNPNYKEQIQITNAVLKEIGAENIPVIYAYNKSDLAGYNNDNNQENNAVYISAKEKSGLSELMDMIIKKIFNNYVKCQMLIPYDKGGIISYLSENANIINTSYVKDGTKLELECKAADFQRFKNYSIVQK